CGTTGCACTGCATCTCGAGGTCGCTGCGGCGTACATAAGTACGCCGCACTCCTCGAGATTTGCGCGCCTTGAACTTGGGCTTTCTACGAAACTGTCTGATTTTTACTTTTTACCGGTTCACCAACTTTAAGGGGCCCGGCGGCGTTACTTGGCGGTGGGTGCCGGTCGGTCTTCCAGCAGCTGGATGATGTGCTCCTGCTGCCGCAGCAGCTGCAGGTTGGTCTCCACCATGTAGCGCGTCGAAACCGCGATCTGGCGCAGATATTCATCGGCCATGGCGGTGGTTTCGGTGCCGTGAACCCTATCGCCGCGGTCCCTGGCCTCCAGGGCGCGGTAGAACGCTTCGCTGATGTCCAGGAAGACCGCCGGGGAGCGGCCGTCCCGGGGCGGCCCGTCCCCGGCCGGGGCCGAGGACCCGATGGAAAGCAGCAGGGCGGCCGCGAGCAGCAGGCCCGGCAGCAGGCGGCGCTTGGGGGGTGGGGCGGCGGTCGGCATGGCGTGACTCCTCGGGCTGGTGGGGGCAGCCGTCAGGGGGTGATTTTCTCGAGAATCCGGCCGCTGCCGTCCAGGATAAAGATCATGAAGCCGTTGGCGGCGGCGCTGCCGGTCAGGTGATTGAGGCGGATGGCCTGGGGCTGGTATTTCAGGCCCTGGTCCCGTTTCAGGCTGTTGAGGCACAGCAGGGCATCCTCTTTTTCGTGGAATGCCGGGATGAAGGAAACATCGTCCTCCGGGTAGTGCTGACCCAGAAACTGCTCGTTGCCGCCGGGGTCCTGGACAAACACCCACACCCACGGCGATTGGTTTTCAGGTTTTTCCATGTGGCGGCTCCTTTTGCAGGCAATTGAACTGCTCCCAGCTATAGAAGATCGCCTCGTGGTCTGTCAATATGCAATCCCTGCGGCTTGTCAGGCGGCCGGCGGCTGTGTTATCCGGATAAAAGACGGCCGTTTTGCCTTAAACCCGAGCGAGGCCAGGATGGGGAAAAGAAACCCGGTGCCCCCGAAACGGGTCGGCGCCCACGTCAGCATCGCCGGCGGCGTGGAAAATGCGCCCCTCAACGCGGCCGCCATCGGCGCCCGGGCGTTTGCGATGTTCACCAAGAACCAGCGCCGCTGGCAGGCCAAGCCGCTGAGCGCCGAAAACATCCGGCGCTTCCGCGACAACTGCCGCGACAAGGGCTATCGGCCGGAGGATATTCTGCCCCACGCGGGCTATCTTATCAATCTGGGGCACCCCGAGACGGCCGGCCTGGCCAAGTCGCGGGCGGGGTTTCAGGACGAGATGGCGCGCTGCCGGCAGTTGGGGCTGACCGCGCTCAATTTCCACCCCGGAAGCCACCTGAAGCAAATCACCGAGCGGGAGTGCATCCAGCGGATCGCCGAGTCCATCAACCTGGCCCTGGAGGAGACCCCCGGGGTCACGGCGGTGATCGAAAACACCGCCGGGCAGGGAAGCCAGCTCGGCTATCGTTTCGAGCAGCTGGCTGAGATCATCGCCCGGGTGGCCGACCAAAGCCGGGTGGGGGTCTGCCTGGACACCTGCCACGCCCATGCCGCCGGCTACGACCTGACCACCGAGGCGGGCTGCCGGGAGGCCTTTGCGGCCTTCGACGCCTCAATCGGCTTTGGCTTTCTGCGGGGGATGCACCTCAACGACGCCAAGAAGGGGGTCGGCAGCCGGGTGGATCGCCACGCCGGCCTGGGCGAGGGGGGCCTGGGGTGGACGGTATTCCGGTTTATCATGAACGACCCGCGCTTCAATTGCCCGCTGATCCTGGAGACCCCGGACGACGGCCGTTGGGCCCGGGAGATCCGGCAGCTCTATGCCCTGCAGGCGGCCTGACGGGACGTCCCGTCAGGCCGCCTGCGACGAGCCGCCTTAGAGCGCGTCTTGGCCGATAGGGGATCTTAAGGGCCTCGGCAAGAAATAATTCCACATCTTGCTTGTCTTTTGGCCCGTTACCGGCGTTACATCCGCCGGCACATATCCCGATATGCACCGGCGAATGTGCCTTGGTGGCGAACCAAAATCCGGCGCAATATTGTGGAATTATTTATTGCCGCGACCCTAACCCCACTACACCCACAGGGGGCGTTGCCACGCCATGAAGCCAGAAAAGGGAAACGTGCGCGCCCTGGGGCTTAGCTCCGGGGGCCTGGACAGCATCCTCTCCGCCCTGGTGTTGCGCCGTCAGGGGATCGCGGTGGCCTGGGTGGCCTTCGAGACCCCTTTTTTTTCGGCCGCCAAGGCCCGCCAGGCAGCCCGCATGATCGAGGTGCCGCTGACGGTCCGCCCCATCACGGCGGTCTACCTGGAGATGCTCAAAAACCCGCCCGTCGGCTACGGGCGCCACATGAACCCCTGCATGGACTGCCACACCCTGATGTTCCGGCTGGCCGGCGAGATGATGCGGGCCGAAGGCGCCGACTTTCTCTTCAGCGGCGAGGTCCTCGGCCAGCGGCCCATGTCCCAGACCCGCCAGTCGCTGCGCTATGTGGAGAAGCACTCCGGCTTCGACGGCTATATCCTGCGGCCCCTGAGTGCCCAGAGGCTGCCCGAGACCATTCCCGAAAAGCGGGGCTGGGTGGCGCGCGCGGGGCTGTTGGGCATTGCGGGCCGGGGCCGCAAGGAACAGATACGGCTGGCGCGCGAATTCGGTGTGACCGACTACCCGGCGCCCGCCGGCGGCTGTCTGCTGACCGACAAGAATTACAGCCGGCGGCTGCGGGATCTGCTCGCCCAGCGGGATCTCCCGGCCGAAAGGGAGCTTGAGCTGCTCAAATACGGGCGCCACTTCCGCCTGGATCCCGACGCCAAGGTCGTCGTGGGGCGCTCCCGGGCGGAAAACGAGGCCATTCTGGGCTGCTGCGACCCGGCCGTCGACATCCAGGTCAAGATCCGGGATTATCCCGGCCCGCTGGCCCTGATGCCCCACGGCGGCAAACCGGCGGCGGTCATGCTGGCCGCCACGATCTGCGCCGGCTACAGCAAGGCGCCCAAGATGGTCCAGGCGGTCGCGGCCGAGGTGGTCGGCCCCGGCGGCCGGGAGGTGCTGCAGGTCATCGCGCTGCCGCCGACCGATTTCAAGCGTTTGTTGATTTAGGGTCGCGGCAATAAATAATCCCTCAAGATGGCGCCGGATTTTGGTTCGTCATCAAGGCGCATCCGTCGGCGCATATCGAGATATGTGCCGGCGGGTGTAACGCCGGTGGCGGGCCAAAAGACCAGCCAGATGCGGGATTATTTTTTTCCGGGGCCCTCAGCCCTTAGCTGGCCGCAGGCGGCGGAGATGTCCTGGCCTTTGCTGTGGCGCACCAGGGCCGTGTAGTGGGCGTCGCAGAGCAGTTCGCGGAAGGCTTCGATGGCCTCCGGCGACGGCCGCCGCAGGCGGCTGAAGGGATTTTGGTTGAAGGGGATCAGATTGATTTTGGCGCGGATCGGGCGCAGCAGGCGGGCTAGGCGGCGGGCATCGGCCGGGCTGTCGTTGATCCCCTCCATCAGGATGTACTCGAAGGTGATCATGCGCCCGGGTGAAAGCGGATAGCGGGCGCAGGCGGCCATCAGCTCCTCCAGCGGGTAGCGGCGGTTGATGGGCATCAACCGGCTGCGGGTCTGGTTTTCGGTGGCGTTCAGGGAGACCGCCAGGTTGACCCGGGTATCGCGGCCCAGGTCCGCCAGGCGCGGCACCAGCCCGGCGGTGGAGACGGTGACCCGGCGGCTGGCAAAGCGCAGCCCGAAATCGTTGTCGGTCAGGGTTTCGATCGCCCCGATGAGGTTGTCGTAGTTGTCCAGCGGCTCGCCCATCCCCATGAAGACGATATTGGTCAGGCCCCGGGCCGTGGCGCGGTCGTCCCGCAGGTCGTGCAGCGCGTCCCGGACCTGCGCGATGATTTCCCCGCGGCTGAGGTTTCTCTCCAGTCCGCCGCGGGCGGTCAGGCAGAACTGACAGCCCTGGGCGCAGCCCACCTGGCTGGAGATGCACAGGGTGTAGTGGTCCTTTTCCGGGATCAGGACGCTTTCGATGTGCGCGCCGTCCTCCAGCCGGTAGAGGGATTTGCGGGAGCCGTCGGCGGAGGTTTCCACCTGTTCAAGCTGCAGCCGGCTGATGCGGAAATGGGTCGCGAGCTCCTGGCGAATGGCTTTGGAGAGGTCCGTCATCTCGTCGAAATCATCGCACTGGCGCAGGTGGACCCACTGGAAGATCTGGCTGGCGCGGTAGGCTGCAATCTTTCGTGCCGCCAGCCAGTCGGCGATCTCCCGGCGTGAAAAATCGATGATGTTGGCTCTCGGGTCGATGGCCTGCATGGTGTCCTGTGGGGGGGCGCGCAGCGGTCGCCCGGGGAGAGGGCGGAAGGGGCCTTGCGGTCGGCGCTAAACGGTTATTTTGCTTGACATAACACGACCATCATACTATTTTCAACATTTTATTGTTTCCTGAATAGGGGATCCCAATTGATCGGGGGTCGGGGCGGGGTTTCATGCTGGATAGCCTGAGCGATAAACTCAACACGGTCTTCAAGAAGCTCAAAGGCCACGGCAAGCTGACCGAGAAGAACATCGAGGACGGCCTGCGCGAGGTCCGGATGGCGCTTCTGGAAGCCGACGTGCATTACAAAGTTGTAAAAAAATTTATTTCCGATATAAGGGGCAGGGCCCTGGGCCAGGAGGTGCTGGCCAGCCTGACACCCGGCCAGCAGGTGGTCAAGATCGTCAACGAGGAGCTCACCGCCCTGATGGGCGGGCGGCACCAGGAGCTGAGCCTGGAAGGCTCCCCGCCGGCTGCCGTCATGCTGGTGGGCCTGCAGGGCTCGGGAAAGACCACTACGGCCGGGAAACTGGCCGTTTTTTTGCGTAAAGGCGGCCGCAAGCCCTACCTCGTGCCGGCGGATGTCTACCGGCCGGCGGCCATCGAGCAGCTGCAGCGGCTGGGGGCGCAGCTGTCGGTGCCGGTGTTCCCGTCACAGACCGACATGGACCCGGTGGATATCTGCCGGGAGGCCCGCACGGCCGCGCACCAGGCCGGGTGCGACACCCTGCTGCTGGACACCGCCGGGCGCCTGCACGTGGACGATGTCCTGATGGAAGAGCTGCGCCGGATCAAAGCGGCCGCAACCCCTTCCGATATCCTGCTCGTGGCCGATGCCATGACCGGCCAGGACGCGGTCAACATCGCCGAATCCTTCGACCGCGCGCTGGATATCGGCGGCGTGGTGCTCACCAAGCTGGACGGCGATGCCCGCGGCGGGGCCGCGCTCTCCATCAAGGCGATCACCGGCAAGCCGATCAAGTTCGTCGGCGTCGGCGAAAAGCTCGCCCAACTCGAGGCCTTTCACCCCGAACGCCTGGCCTCCAGCATCCTGGGAATGGGGGACCTGCTGACCTTCATCGAGAAGGCCCAGGCGGTGGTCGATGAAAAAAAGGCGGCCGAGCTCGAGAAGAAGCTGCGCAAGAACCAGTTCACCCTGGAGGACTTTCGCGACCAGATGGTCCAGATCCGCAAGATGGGCTCCGTCAAAGACCTGTTGGGCATGATCCCCGGGATCAGCAAAAGCAAGCAGTTCAAGAATCTCCAGGTGGACGACCGCGAGCTGGTGAGGATCGAGGCGATCATCAATTCGATGACCGCCCAGGAGCGGCTGCAGCACACGATCATCAA
This window of the Desulfobacteraceae bacterium genome carries:
- the nfo gene encoding deoxyribonuclease IV — encoded protein: MPPKRVGAHVSIAGGVENAPLNAAAIGARAFAMFTKNQRRWQAKPLSAENIRRFRDNCRDKGYRPEDILPHAGYLINLGHPETAGLAKSRAGFQDEMARCRQLGLTALNFHPGSHLKQITERECIQRIAESINLALEETPGVTAVIENTAGQGSQLGYRFEQLAEIIARVADQSRVGVCLDTCHAHAAGYDLTTEAGCREAFAAFDASIGFGFLRGMHLNDAKKGVGSRVDRHAGLGEGGLGWTVFRFIMNDPRFNCPLILETPDDGRWAREIRQLYALQAA
- a CDS encoding tRNA 4-thiouridine(8) synthase ThiI, with amino-acid sequence MKPEKGNVRALGLSSGGLDSILSALVLRRQGIAVAWVAFETPFFSAAKARQAARMIEVPLTVRPITAVYLEMLKNPPVGYGRHMNPCMDCHTLMFRLAGEMMRAEGADFLFSGEVLGQRPMSQTRQSLRYVEKHSGFDGYILRPLSAQRLPETIPEKRGWVARAGLLGIAGRGRKEQIRLAREFGVTDYPAPAGGCLLTDKNYSRRLRDLLAQRDLPAERELELLKYGRHFRLDPDAKVVVGRSRAENEAILGCCDPAVDIQVKIRDYPGPLALMPHGGKPAAVMLAATICAGYSKAPKMVQAVAAEVVGPGGREVLQVIALPPTDFKRLLI
- the rlmN gene encoding 23S rRNA (adenine(2503)-C(2))-methyltransferase RlmN: MQAIDPRANIIDFSRREIADWLAARKIAAYRASQIFQWVHLRQCDDFDEMTDLSKAIRQELATHFRISRLQLEQVETSADGSRKSLYRLEDGAHIESVLIPEKDHYTLCISSQVGCAQGCQFCLTARGGLERNLSRGEIIAQVRDALHDLRDDRATARGLTNIVFMGMGEPLDNYDNLIGAIETLTDNDFGLRFASRRVTVSTAGLVPRLADLGRDTRVNLAVSLNATENQTRSRLMPINRRYPLEELMAACARYPLSPGRMITFEYILMEGINDSPADARRLARLLRPIRAKINLIPFNQNPFSRLRRPSPEAIEAFRELLCDAHYTALVRHSKGQDISAACGQLRAEGPGKK
- the ffh gene encoding signal recognition particle protein, which produces MLDSLSDKLNTVFKKLKGHGKLTEKNIEDGLREVRMALLEADVHYKVVKKFISDIRGRALGQEVLASLTPGQQVVKIVNEELTALMGGRHQELSLEGSPPAAVMLVGLQGSGKTTTAGKLAVFLRKGGRKPYLVPADVYRPAAIEQLQRLGAQLSVPVFPSQTDMDPVDICREARTAAHQAGCDTLLLDTAGRLHVDDVLMEELRRIKAAATPSDILLVADAMTGQDAVNIAESFDRALDIGGVVLTKLDGDARGGAALSIKAITGKPIKFVGVGEKLAQLEAFHPERLASSILGMGDLLTFIEKAQAVVDEKKAAELEKKLRKNQFTLEDFRDQMVQIRKMGSVKDLLGMIPGISKSKQFKNLQVDDRELVRIEAIINSMTAQERLQHTIINGSRRKRIAMGSGTRVQDVNQLLKNYSQVMKMMKQINKGGLRNLGRGMLPF